In Amaranthus tricolor cultivar Red isolate AtriRed21 chromosome 5, ASM2621246v1, whole genome shotgun sequence, a genomic segment contains:
- the LOC130814176 gene encoding TOM1-like protein 6 → MLPSLSLSPSSSSVSATIRVDKATSELLVGPDWSMNMDICDFCNSNHWLAKDVVKEVKRRLQHKNPKVQLLTLTLLETMVKNCGEYIHYHISERKILDEMIKLVKKKAGMYVREKILVLLDSWQEAFGGPGGKYSQYYWACDELRRSGVHFPQRSPRSAPVITPPVSHQSRVTQIGFGMPANSSRRLDEAMSSEVESLSASTLKSMENVLELLDDMLQAVNPNDRMSVKDEVIVDLADRCRSNQKKLMQMITSTSDEGLLAQGLELNDSLQGVLARHDGIAAGTPLPNLKKDASLQQSATPDSNAKTTEVRDKTPVENGKSPASDPPGSTALAEVEEEEDEFALLARRHSKSPSAPSQSAGTGFTEDAASSSGSNNALVLFDATAPATATTNSNAKEQDLIDLLSIVLTTNPTPSETLPAPESAPAQNAYESSFNNYVVPWAQPQPQQTAQLPQQIQPQYQSMQSQMPTQSLQGYAQYSSAYPPPPWEATSGYGSNQIPSYNPYLYPTSQGPMNNPSMSMQGAWPSQNVYSQYGNQPMYYTQAVGNSSPLQTARTLQQSNSFHNLPSANGNLNSTAQTTDGSLPINGGRSLQHVNSFPAKVNNGTAMNGTTPVLNNGSTGISSGQKTYIPSYRLFEDLNVLSGSEGKLKSGPYSSASGTRT, encoded by the exons atGTTGCCGTCGTTGTCGTTATCGCCTTCTTCTTCTTCGGTTTCTGCTACGATTCGTGTTGATAAGGCTACTAGCGAGCTTCTTGTTGGTCCTGATTGGTCTATGAATATGGATATATGCGATTTTTGTAATTCTAATCACTg GTTAGCGAAAGATGTGGTGAAAGAAGTAAAAAGGAGGTTGCAGCATAAGAATCCTAAAGTTCAACTGCTTACCCTAACG CTTTTGGAGACGATGGTAAAAAATTGTGGCGAGTACATTCATTACCATATCTCTGAGCGTAAAATCTTGGATGAAATGATCAAACTTGTTAAGAAAAAG GCGGGTATGTATGTAAGAGAGAAAATTTTGGTACTTCTGGATTCATGGCAAGAAGCATTTGGTGGTCCTGGTGGAAAATATTCTCAATACTACTGGGCGTGTGATGAACTGAGG CGTTCTGGTGTTCATTTTCCTCAGCGCTCTCCACGTTCAGCACCAGTGATTACACCACCTGTCTCCCATCAGTCAAGAGTCACTCAAATTGGCTTTGGCATGCCGGCCAATTCTTCTCGGAGGCTGGATGAAGCCATGAGCTCCGAGGTTGAGAGCTTAAG TGCTTCTACTTTGAAATCTATGGAAAATGTGTTGGAACTTCTGGATGACATGCTTCAAGCAGTCAATCCTAATGATCGCATG TCTGTGAAAGATGAAGTAATTGTTGATCTTGCTGATCGTTGCCGTTCCAATCAGAAGAAGCTGATGCAAATGATCACTTCTACTTC GGATGAGGGGCTTCTTGCTCAGGGTCTTGAGCTGAATGATTCATTGCAAGGTGTGCTCGCAAGGCATGATGGAATAGCTGCTGGTACCCCTTTACCGAATCTTAAAAAGGATGCTAGTCTACAACAAAGTGCAACACCAGATTCTAATGCTAAAACTACTGAGGTTAGAGACAAAACTCCTGTAGAGAATGGCAAATCCCCAGCATCTGATCCACCAGGTTCAACAGCTCTAGCCGAagtggaagaagaggaggatgagTTTGCGTTACTTGCTCGAAG GCACTCAAAGTCACCGTCTGCACCCTCACAAAGTGCTGGGACAGGTTTTACAGAAGATGCAGCCTCTTCTAGTGGAAGCAACAATGCgttagttttgtttgatgcaaCGGCGCCTGCAACAGCGACGACAAATAGTAATGCAAAAGAGCAAGATCTTATCGACCTTTTGAGCATTGTTCTCACAACAAATCCTACCCCCTCAGAAACCTTGCCTGCTCCGGAATCAGCTCCAGCGCAGAATGCGTATGAG TCATCTTTCAACAATTATGTTGTACCATGGGCTCAACCGCAACCCCAGCAAACGGCGCAGTTGCCTCAGCAAATACAACCACAATACCAGTCGATGCAATCTCAGATGCCAACACAATCTCTCCAGGGTTATGCTCAATATTCTTCTGCCTACCCACCACCTCCATGGGAGGCAACCTCTGGTTATGGCAGCAACCAAATTCCAAGTTATAATCCATACCTATATCCAACTTCTCAAGGACCGATGAACAATCCTTCAATGTCAATGCAAGGAGCTTGGCCTTCACAAAATGTATATTCACAGTACGGAAATCAGCCAATGTATTACACTCAAGCTGTTGGGAATTCCTCTCCATTGCAAACTGCACGTACACTTCAGCAATCAAATTCCTTCCACAATCTGCCATCTGCTAACGGTAACCTTAACTCAACTGCACAAACTACAGACGGTTCATTGCCGATTAACGGGGGCCGATCACTCCAACATGTCAACTCGTTTCCTGCAAAGGTCAACAATGGAACAGCCATGAACGGAACTACGCCAGTTTTGAATAATGGCTCTACCGGTATTTCTTCAGGGCAGAAGACTTACATTCCATCTTACCGACTATTTGAAGATCTCAATGTCTTGAGCGGCTCTGAAGGCAAGCTCAAGAGCGGTCCATATTCTAGCGCATCTGGAACTCGGACATAA